The following proteins are encoded in a genomic region of Gossypium hirsutum isolate 1008001.06 chromosome D05, Gossypium_hirsutum_v2.1, whole genome shotgun sequence:
- the LOC107905199 gene encoding E3 ubiquitin-protein ligase WAV3 — protein sequence MGTGWRRAFCTTIPRDPENTVIDKQHQSPSPSPRNCAKLSFFSTGSNPSTPRFQSQPVSSPSLRCRTTVEPSSTNESPTLHCKTTPRAATKSPKPILSSNPSSPRSPLKLSLFRNSFKFRSSCGICLNSVKTGQGTAIYTAECAHAFHFPCIAAHVRKHDSLVCPVCNTTWKDVPLLSIHRNSAPQNDTPLIENTTPRIEEKKIIESCSPRIVNQPEPKPKQKPKAKPSDLRSYDDDEPLLSPTAGARFIPIPEADENIEQEEDDDDVEEFQGFFVNPKSSSAVKSDDVLSFKGRDFRNVQVRLSPETAVVSVGRGYETYAVALKIKAPPPPAKILAPSRNSSNSTSHLDPSHRAPIDLVTVLDVSGSMTGAKLQMLKRAMRLVISSLGSADRLSIVAFSVTSKRLLPLRRMTAQGQRAARRIIDRLACGQGTSVGDALRKATKVLEDRRERNPVASIMLLSDGQDERVQSNASNQRHHSSHASSTRFAHIEIPVHAFGFGQSGGYSHEPAEDAFAKCVGGLLSVVVQDLRIQLSFASGSAPAEITAVYSCNGKPTVLTSGSVRLGDLYAEEERELLVELKVPTSAVGSSHVMCVRCLYKDPATQEVVYGRDQALLVPRPNDVRLSAPKIEQLRFFFISTRAIAEARRLIECSNDLTSAYHLLGSARALLMQSNSQSAEEYARGLEVELAELHWRKQQMMEIQRRRVNEREREREREWMTVVMDENGEPLTPSSAWRAAEKLAKVAMMKKSLNRVSDLHGFENARF from the exons ATGGGTACGGGTTGGAGAAGAGCCTTTTGCACTACAATCCCTAGAGACCCTGAAAACACTGTTATAGATAAGCAACATCAGAGTCCAAGTCCTAGCCCCAGGAATTGTGCCAAGCTGAGCTTTTTTTCTACTGGAAGTAACCCTTCTACGCCCCGTTTCCAATCTCAACCGGTTTCTAGCCCCAGTCTTCGTTGCCGCACTACTGTTGAACCGTCTTCCACAAATGAAAGCCCCACTCTCCATTGCAAAACCACCCCTAGAGCAGCCACTAAAAGTCCTAAACCAATTCTATCCTCCAATCCTTCCTCTCCTCGTTCCCCTCTCAAGCTCTCACTTTTCCGTAACAGCTTCAAGTTCAGG AGTAGCTGTGGAATCTGTTTGAACAGCGTGAAGACAGGTCAAGGAACTGCCATTTACACAGCTGAATGTGCACATGCCTTTCATTTCCCATGCATCGCTGCTCATGTTCGTAAACATGATTCCCTCGTTTGCCCGGTGTGTAATACCACCTGGAAAGATGTTCCTCTTCTCTCCATCCACAGAAACTCAGCTCCTCAAAACGACACACCTCTGATCGAAAACACCACCCCtagaattgaagaaaaaaaaatcattgaatCTTGTTCGCCCAGAATTGTCAACCAGCCGGAACCAAAACCCAAACAGAAACCCAAAGCCAAACCGTCCGATTTAAGATCCTACGATGACGATGAGCCATTGCTGTCCCCAACCGCCGGTGCTCGTTTTATTCCCATCCCAGAAGCTGATGAAAACATCGAACAAGAAGAAGACGACGACGACGTCGAGGAGTTCCAAGGGTTCTTCGTTAATCCCAAATCTTCATCCGCCGTCAAATCCGATGACGTACTCTCGTTCAAAGGCCGTGATTTTAGGAATGTCCAGGTCAGATTATCTCCCGAAACGGCGGTCGTTTCAGTGGGCCGTGGATACGAAACTTATGCTGTGGCTTTGAAAATCAAGGCTCCACCTCCCCCCGCTAAAATATTGGCTCCTTCGAGGAATAGTAGCAATTCGACGTCGCATTTGGACCCTTCGCATCGTGCGCCTATCGATTTGGTTACGGTTCTTGATGTCAGCGGTAGCATGACCGGCGCTAAGCTCCAGATGTTGAAACGCGCCATGCGTTTAGTCATTTCGTCGCTCGGCTCGGCTGATAGGCTTTCCATCGTGGCTTTCTCGGTTACTTCGAAACGGTTATTGCCTTTGCGGAGGATGACGGCTCAGGGTCAACGAGCTGCTCGGCGCATTATTGACCGGCTCGCCTGCGGTCAAGGAACCAGCGTTGGCGATGCGTTGAGGAAGGCAACCAAAGTTCTTGAGGATCGGAGGGAAAGAAATCCAGTTGCTAGCATAATGTTGTTGTCCGACGGTCAGGATGAAAGAGTCCAATCCAACGCTTCCAATCAACGGCACCATTCAAGCCACGCCTCGTCCACTCGCTTCGCCCACATTGAAATCCCGGTTCACGCGTTCGGGTTCGGGCAGAGCGGCGGGTACAGTCATGAGCCAGCTGAGGATGCGTTTGCCAAATGCGTTGGTGGGTTATTGAGCGTTGTGGTCCAAGATTTGAGAATCCAGCTCAGCTTCGCATCCGGCTCTGCACCAGCTGAAATAACAGCCGTTTATTCATGTAACGGGAAGCCTACTGTTTTAACTTCCGGCTCCGTCCGGCTAGGCGATTTATACGCCGAGGAAGAAAGGGAATTGCTCGTGGAACTGAAAGTCCCAACTTCGGCGGTTGGATCCAGCCACGTGATGTGCGTTCGCTGTCTTTACAAGGATCCCGCCACACAAGAAGTCGTGTACGGCAGAGATCAAGCGCTTCTCGTACCTCGGCCCAACGACGTTCGATTATCGGCTCCTAAAATCGAACAGTTGAGATTCTTTTTCATCTCGACTCGAGCCATAGCCGAGGCGAGAAGGCTGATAGAGTGCAGTAACGACTTGACAAGCGCTTACCATTTGTTGGGCTCGGCTCGAGCCTTGTTGATGCAGTCGAATTCGCAGTCGGCCGAAGAGTATGCCAGAGGGTTAGAAGTTGAGTTGGCGGAATTGCATTGGAGGAAACAGCAGATGATGGAAATCCAACGACGGAGGGTGAAcgaaagggaaagggaaagagAAAGGGAGTGGATGACAGTGGTGATGGATGAAAACGGAGAGCCACTTACGCCGTCTTCGGCTTGGAGAGCGGCTGAGAAGTTGGCTAAAGTCGCCATGATGAAGAAGTCGTTGAATAGAGTCAGCGATTTACACGGCTTCGAAAATGCTAGATTTTAG
- the LOC107905200 gene encoding auxin-responsive protein IAA8 — protein MSPPLLGVEEGGQNNVTLLGSSGSIDSVCQNNAELKERNYMGLSDCSSIDCSVVTLGSDDSNVSLNLKATELRLGLPGSQSPERNPELCLLSSAQLDEKPLFPLHPSSDGHCFPSQKTVVSGNKRGFSDAMDGFSEGNFLSNSKVDVMLTPRPSSNLGLKSVSMLENLGVQPTKAKEVTNQKVVKDSPHAANETRPNHNASVNNNSGAPASKAQVVGWPPIRSFRKNSLATSSKNTDEVDGKAGPDALFVKVSMDGAPYLRKVDLKNYSKYQDLSSALEKMFSCFTIGQCGSHGSLGRELLSESKLKDLLHGSEYVLTYEDKDGDWMLVGDVPWEMFTDTCKRLRIMKSSDAIGLAPRAVEKCRNRN, from the exons ATGTCTCCGCCGCTTCTTGGCGTGGAGGAAGGGGGTCAGAACAATGTGACTTTACTGGGTTCTTCTGGCTCTATTGATAGTGTGTGCCAGAATAATGCTGAATTGAAGGAGCGCAATTACATGGGCTTGTCTGATTGTTCTTCTATTGATTGCTCTGTTGTCACCCTTGGTTCCGACGATAGCAACGTAAGTTTGAATCTGAAGGCAACAGAGCTCAGGCTTGGGCTTCCTGGATCACAGTCTCCTGAAAGAAATCCTGAGCTTTGCTTGTTAAGCTCTGCTCAACTTGATGAGAAACCCCTTTTCCCTTTGCATCCTTCAAGTGATGGTCACTGCTTTCCATCTCAAAAGACTGTAGTTTCAGGCAACAAAAGAGGCTTCTCTGATGCAATGGATGGGTTCTCAGAG GGGAATTTCCTTTCTAATTCGAAAGTAGATGTGATGTTGACACCCAGGCCTTCATCAAACTTGGGACTGAAATCTGTTTCTATGCTTGAGAACCTTGGGGTTCAACCAACAAAGGCGAAAGAGGTCACGAACCAGAAGGTGGTAAAGGACTCGCCTCATGCTGCCAATGAGACGAGGCCCAACCATAATGCATCTGTAAACAATAACAGTGGAGCACCTGCTTCCAA GGCACAGGTTGTAGGTTGGCCTCCTATTAGATCGTTTAGAAAGAACTCATTGGCCACCTCTTCCAAGAACACTGATGAAGTAGATGGAAAGGCAGGGCCTGATGCTCTTTTTGTTAAGGTCAGCATGGATGGTGCTCCTTATCTCAGGAAAGTGGACCTGAAAAACTACTCTAAATATCAGGATCTATCTTCTGCTCTTGAAAAGATGTTCAGCTGTTTTACCATAG GTCAATGTGGATCTCATGGATCCCTGGGTAGGGAGCTGCTGAGCGAAAGCAAGCTGAAGGATCTTCTGCATGGATCAGAATATGTTCTCACTTATGAGGATAAAGATGGTGATTGGATGCTTGTGGGTGATGTCCCATGGGA GATGTTTACTGATACCTGCAAAAGGCTGAGGATCATGAAAAGCTCTGATGCTATTGGACTCg CTCCAAGGGCCGTGGAAAAATGCCGGAACCGGAACTAG
- the LOC107903142 gene encoding uncharacterized protein At5g65660, which produces MMKNEEMLSSTRPLTIGFPLGFAFLLILLFCISGFVIGCVNWDKLRALILQSSGHDHDDNDDTRPDVNHAPVVGPAPLLKAARPKIVGQSLPVLMPGDEVPRFVAMACPCEPPTIEKIKDTVQKSPPLPVPFLHS; this is translated from the exons ATGATGAAGAATGAAGAAATGTTATCGTCAACTAGGCCATTGACTATAGGGTTCCCACTAGGCTTCGCCTTCCTTTTGATCTTATTGTTTTGCATAAGCGGGTTTGTTATCGGTTGCGTCAACTGGGACAAGCTTCGTGCCCTTATCCTCCAATCTTCCGGTCACGACCACGATGACAACGACGATACTCGACCAGATGTAAATCACGCACCCGTAGTTGGACCTGCACCCCTTCTCAAG GCGGCAAGGCCAAAAATTGTAGGGCAAAGCCTACCGGTTTTAATGCCAGGGGATGAGGTTCCAAGGTTCGTAGCAATGGCTTGTCCATGTGAACCACCCACAATTGAAAAGATTAAGGACACCGTACAAAAGTCGCCGCCTCTTCCGGTGCCGTTTCTTCACTCATAG